One stretch of Segatella copri DNA includes these proteins:
- a CDS encoding ATP-binding protein — protein MASKRYPLGIQTFSEIVKGNYFYADKTAIVYQLAHYAKFHFLSRPRRFGKSLFVSTLQAYFEGKKDLFKGLAIEQMEKEWTAYPVIHLDLSCGKYYSLENTYSILNGILEIEEKKYGLKVNPIDEKSFGGRLKNILLAAAAQTGKQVVVLIDEYDAPMHDSVSDEELQKTIRNIMRDFFSPLKQQEGNIRFVFITGISKFSQLSIFSELNNLKILTLKDEYSSCCGITKSELTQYFREGIEEMAEHNGLTYEETLGQLKQHYDGYHFSINSEDIFNPYSIINALDDKEFNSYWFTSGTPTFLIELMQQKNLDMMDLNDIWARAKRFDVPTETITDPVPVLFQSGYLTIKGYDKLLGMYYLSFPNQEVRQGFSESLCQYYTPSEVGELDAIVYAYKKNVLINDDMGAFMPHLKAFYDKFPYTIINNNERHYQAVMFTIFTMLGEDVKVEHTTSDGRIDLVLKTDKSIFIFELKYKKSADTAMTQISDKDYAKAFADDGRKVVKVGVNFSEDQRSIEDWVIK, from the coding sequence ATGGCTTCAAAGAGATATCCTTTGGGAATACAAACGTTCTCCGAAATCGTGAAGGGGAATTACTTCTATGCTGACAAGACGGCTATTGTCTATCAGTTGGCTCATTATGCCAAATTTCATTTTCTGAGTCGCCCACGTCGATTCGGAAAATCCTTGTTTGTATCTACCCTCCAGGCTTACTTCGAGGGCAAGAAAGATCTATTCAAGGGACTTGCCATCGAACAGATGGAGAAGGAGTGGACGGCATATCCTGTCATCCACCTGGATCTGAGCTGTGGTAAGTATTATAGTTTGGAGAATACATATTCAATTCTAAACGGAATACTAGAAATAGAAGAGAAAAAATATGGTTTAAAAGTTAATCCAATAGATGAGAAGTCTTTTGGAGGTCGTCTTAAGAACATCTTGCTTGCAGCAGCTGCTCAAACAGGTAAACAAGTTGTAGTTCTCATCGACGAATATGATGCCCCGATGCATGATTCTGTCAGTGACGAAGAGTTGCAGAAGACCATCCGCAACATCATGCGAGATTTCTTCAGTCCATTGAAGCAGCAAGAGGGAAATATTCGTTTTGTATTCATCACAGGCATCTCCAAGTTTAGCCAGCTCAGCATCTTTAGCGAGTTGAATAATCTCAAGATTCTCACGTTGAAGGATGAATACAGTAGCTGTTGTGGTATAACCAAGAGTGAATTGACTCAGTATTTCCGTGAGGGTATCGAGGAGATGGCTGAACATAATGGACTCACTTATGAGGAGACCTTAGGGCAACTCAAGCAGCATTATGATGGCTACCACTTCAGTATCAATAGCGAGGATATCTTCAATCCTTACAGCATTATCAATGCTTTGGACGATAAGGAGTTTAATAGCTATTGGTTTACATCTGGTACGCCTACTTTCTTGATAGAACTGATGCAGCAGAAGAATTTGGACATGATGGACTTAAATGATATCTGGGCTAGAGCAAAACGCTTCGATGTTCCTACTGAGACTATTACTGACCCTGTGCCAGTCCTTTTCCAAAGTGGCTATCTTACGATTAAAGGATATGACAAGCTGTTGGGTATGTATTACCTCAGTTTCCCTAATCAAGAAGTTAGACAAGGCTTTTCGGAAAGCCTTTGCCAATATTATACCCCTTCAGAGGTAGGCGAACTTGATGCAATCGTATATGCTTATAAAAAGAATGTGCTCATCAATGACGATATGGGAGCCTTTATGCCTCACTTGAAGGCATTCTACGATAAGTTCCCATATACGATTATCAACAATAATGAGCGTCACTATCAAGCCGTGATGTTCACCATCTTCACTATGCTTGGCGAAGATGTGAAGGTGGAGCATACTACTTCTGATGGAAGAATAGACCTTGTGCTCAAGACGGATAAGAGTATCTTTATCTTTGAGTTGAAATATAAGAAGTCTGCTGATACCGCCATGACGCAAATCAGCGATAAGGACTATGCTAAGGCTTTTGCTGATGATGGACGGAAGGTAGTGAAAGTGGGTGTTAACTTCTCGGAAGACCAGCGAAGCATAGAGGATTGGGTGATAAAATAA
- a CDS encoding ADP-ribosylglycohydrolase family protein — translation MTLLKKITYLWNTLLRKMRKQEEMLDTNGRTGLAFPTTGIIGAIAGDCFGAAYEFHPVKHGDFDIYKEPRFMDDTVMTLAVAKWLTSVPESIISYLEADSYTSTIRNAISLGGDADTMACMAGGIAVATKGMELPEELARCVYNNVLDDNLRQILDEFNRGY, via the coding sequence ATGACGTTACTAAAGAAAATAACGTATTTATGGAATACACTTCTTCGTAAAATGAGGAAACAAGAGGAGATGCTGGATACAAATGGGAGGACTGGCTTGGCTTTTCCTACAACTGGTATCATTGGAGCAATCGCTGGCGATTGCTTCGGGGCTGCGTATGAATTTCATCCAGTGAAGCATGGGGACTTCGATATATACAAAGAGCCTCGTTTTATGGATGACACGGTTATGACCTTGGCTGTTGCGAAATGGCTGACAAGTGTTCCTGAATCTATCATCTCATATCTAGAAGCAGATAGTTATACTTCGACTATCCGTAATGCAATCTCGCTTGGGGGGGATGCAGACACGATGGCGTGCATGGCTGGAGGAATAGCTGTTGCAACCAAAGGGATGGAATTGCCGGAAGAACTGGCTCGTTGTGTATATAATAATGTGCTTGATGATAATCTTCGTCAGATACTTGATGAGTTTAACAGGGGCTATTAA
- the csx2 gene encoding TIGR02221 family CRISPR-associated protein, translating into MSRRVFLSVLGVAFYETCRYRKDDFTGSESLFVQKSLLEYLQQQENWGGENDLVLMLLTDLARKNNWDKNLETRFCSKLQKEVAYQGLEKILQDMNLSYQDIAIPDGKDSDQMWEIFEVIFDELQEGDELYLDITNSFRYLPMLLVVLVNYAKLLKNVKVKAIFYGNYEARDKESNIAPIMDLLPLSVLQDWTLAASDYLRYGQVQKLYELSESSLLPILKNTETRTKDTEMLRAFVRKLKEMVEERTTCRGYAIVDSKNVWNLKRTAGGIQKVTIVQLKPIFEKIKQSLNDFDAKENVLNCIKAAKWCCANKLYQQATTMLEEGLGTFLCCHYQLDYRNKVCRDAVFSCIAIKTQNKNTDGLETTNEFVTKILADDSVWGNKEFVTILQQVVELRNDYNHAGFKDNPFSAQTIIGRVEQLLDGIEDVLSQI; encoded by the coding sequence ATGAGTAGAAGAGTTTTTTTATCTGTATTGGGAGTGGCTTTCTATGAGACCTGCCGATACAGAAAGGACGATTTCACAGGAAGTGAGTCTCTTTTTGTGCAGAAGAGTTTACTCGAATATTTACAGCAGCAGGAGAACTGGGGAGGAGAAAACGACCTGGTTCTTATGCTCCTGACAGATTTGGCAAGAAAGAATAACTGGGACAAGAATCTGGAGACACGTTTCTGTAGCAAGCTCCAGAAAGAGGTTGCGTATCAGGGATTAGAGAAGATATTGCAGGATATGAATCTCTCCTATCAGGATATTGCGATTCCGGATGGTAAGGACAGTGACCAGATGTGGGAGATATTTGAGGTTATCTTTGATGAGCTTCAGGAGGGTGATGAACTGTATCTTGACATCACTAACAGTTTCCGTTATCTTCCTATGCTACTGGTTGTGCTTGTCAACTATGCCAAGTTGCTCAAGAATGTGAAGGTGAAGGCCATCTTTTATGGTAATTACGAGGCTCGTGACAAGGAGAGCAACATTGCACCTATCATGGATCTGCTTCCTCTTTCTGTTTTGCAGGACTGGACGTTGGCTGCTTCGGATTATCTGCGATATGGTCAGGTGCAGAAGCTCTATGAATTGTCGGAATCATCACTTCTCCCAATCTTGAAGAATACAGAAACCCGCACTAAGGACACTGAGATGTTGCGTGCCTTTGTCCGGAAGTTGAAGGAAATGGTGGAGGAACGAACCACCTGTCGGGGGTATGCCATTGTGGATAGCAAGAACGTGTGGAATCTGAAGCGCACTGCAGGTGGAATACAGAAAGTGACGATTGTTCAGCTCAAGCCTATCTTTGAAAAGATCAAGCAGTCGTTGAATGATTTTGATGCCAAGGAGAATGTTTTGAACTGTATCAAGGCTGCCAAGTGGTGCTGTGCCAACAAGCTTTATCAGCAGGCTACGACCATGTTGGAAGAAGGTCTAGGTACTTTCCTGTGCTGTCATTATCAGCTTGACTATCGTAACAAGGTTTGTCGCGATGCTGTGTTCAGTTGCATTGCTATCAAGACACAGAATAAGAATACTGATGGTCTGGAGACTACTAATGAGTTCGTTACGAAAATCCTAGCAGATGATAGTGTTTGGGGGAACAAGGAATTTGTGACTATCTTGCAGCAGGTGGTTGAATTACGCAATGATTACAACCATGCAGGATTCAAAGACAATCCTTTTTCTGCTCAGACGATCATTGGTAGGGTAGAGCAACTACTGGATGGAATTGAGGATGTCTTGTCTCAGATATAG
- a CDS encoding helix-turn-helix transcriptional regulator, which produces MGDFLGLGLESSLTTLTDEINKFLGYDKDNRPVISFEKVLLESHGRVKPHDLLEPLLKAIIQHQTMDIRYEVPGRGKREWTVFPQFLKQYNQRWYLIATRHRDEVEGKIYNLALDRILKMEANQHIHYKECDVDFSVYFENVVGVTKPDGAEPILVKLRIDRGEYPYIESKPIHTSQEELFESDGDKDYVYVSLYVYDNFELRSKILSYGSKVTVMEPKSLRDKLVHDLKKSLENYQD; this is translated from the coding sequence TTGGGTGATTTTCTGGGATTAGGCTTGGAGTCTTCCTTGACCACCCTGACTGATGAAATCAACAAGTTCCTGGGGTATGATAAAGATAATCGCCCAGTCATTTCTTTTGAGAAAGTATTGCTGGAGTCTCATGGTAGAGTGAAGCCTCATGATCTGCTGGAGCCTTTACTCAAGGCTATCATACAGCATCAGACCATGGACATTAGATATGAGGTTCCTGGAAGAGGTAAGCGTGAGTGGACCGTATTTCCTCAGTTCCTCAAGCAGTATAACCAGCGATGGTATCTCATTGCCACCAGGCACAGAGACGAGGTAGAGGGAAAAATCTACAACCTGGCTCTGGACCGAATTCTCAAGATGGAGGCCAACCAGCATATTCATTATAAGGAATGTGATGTTGATTTTTCTGTTTACTTTGAAAATGTGGTGGGTGTAACCAAGCCGGATGGTGCGGAACCGATTTTAGTGAAGTTACGTATAGATCGTGGTGAGTATCCATATATAGAGAGCAAGCCTATTCATACCTCCCAGGAAGAGCTTTTTGAAAGTGATGGAGACAAGGATTATGTTTACGTATCTTTATATGTGTATGACAACTTTGAGTTGAGGAGCAAAATCTTGTCATATGGAAGCAAGGTTACAGTCATGGAGCCAAAGAGTTTAAGAGATAAGCTTGTTCATGATTTGAAGAAGTCTCTTGAAAATTATCAGGATTAA